Below is a genomic region from Polypterus senegalus isolate Bchr_013 chromosome 13, ASM1683550v1, whole genome shotgun sequence.
CCATGTATGTATTCTAGAGAATGTCCTTCGGGGAATCCTTCCAGAATAAGTAAAGTAGTTATTTACAGTAAGTTAAGGAAAACAGAGGCTTAGTGGTAAGGAAGTTCCACTCACTAATCATGACGCCAGAGAGTGGCCTCATGTTGTGTGTTAATTAGCGCATGCAGGTAACAATTTCACTGCACGCTGTATGTATCACAATATTGAACCTACAAACCTACAATATAGATACACGGAGATAAATGTATTTGTGTAAAAAAGAATTTTCCTCAGATATATTCAAAAATACATATACTAATCATTTCATACAAGCATAAATATAAAGGTGTCTTCTTGGGTCTTTGGTAAAAATGAATATGAACACACACCTTCGTGTTGGCCAACCAACTGAAGAAATTCTACTTCAATTTACAATACTGAATTAGATTATTACATGCACTTTAAAAGCTTTGATGGGCCAATACTGTGCAGTTAATTAGCTAACAGAAAGGCACTCATGGCAGGATGGTGCTTTTGAAGTgggataaaaatttaaaaagtagcaGTAGGCGGCCTAAATCAACAATATCATGACAATTTCTTAGAAacaaatattatcatattttgTGAGGAACTGGACAAATTTAATGTTGgtgttgttttgtcatttttgttttctatgtacagtatatgttattcagatattcatttgtatttttattttgtttatgatttcTTGCAGGATGTCACTGGCTGATGACATCTCTGGCtactgcatttgtgttttttatggtTCCACCAGGGATCCATCCCTGGCTTTAGTTTATTTGTcagtttattgtcattatttttaaatggtaCCTTACAGTGTTGAATCTCTTCATTATTAATAGTAAGAACTGAAGGATTACAATGTATCTAGTTAAAAGAagaatacagggtcacagtgatcaaagaaaaaaagtttgttcTTAAGGATTATACTTAATAAAATGTCAATACTCACGTGAACTGCTGGACATTTCTAAGGTGAGGCAGCAATGTTTCCACGTCATTACGTCTCATGTTACAATTTGCCAAAATCAGTTTTTTGAGAGACTTGGCATTTTGGAGACAGTAGTTTAACACCAGGAAATCACGCTTGTTCAGGGGAATGTCATACATTTCAACCATCTCAAGTAAGCCCATAGTACTCTTTGTTAACTCGTTATCATTTAACTCATAAAGGCAAAACATTATGTCTTGGAGTAGATGACTATCCCGTGgtctctttttaaaatacttcaCAGCTTCTTTTATCCAGCTGCACAGCTGGGACTTCAGCTCAGTAAAACATTGGAGGTTGAAATTCTGAAATGGTTCCAAAGTGTCACCCTTACAAAGACCAAAAAGGTATATAATGGTGTCCCGCTGGTGAGGTGAGGAAAGTGACTTATTTAAGAAATCTCTACATAAGACTTTATTGTTAGCAATGAAAACTGCAGCCAAAACTTCTTGAACACTTCTGTGGACAAAGGAGTATTTGACTTTCTTTGAGACTCCATATTGATAGGACTCTTTATTCAGGAAGTTGGTGGGGAATGTCAAGTTCTGGAATTTGTTCAGTAGCTGTTCATTATCAAAATCCCACTTGTTATTCTCAACGCCTTCCTTTGACATCTCACAAAGGATCATAAGAATTGTTTTGGCTTCTGCTTTATCTAAAGTAGAATTGTGGTATTTTAGCAGACTATAGATATAATTCACAAAAATGTGTGTCAGTGAATCACTTGTCACTTCACAGGATTTGGAGAGGGCACAGACCACCCAGCAAGTGAGAGGAGTCTCACACATGGCCAGTAATTTTTTGTTGGCCTTAACTTGTTCAACCACTGCAGTTGCCTGCTCAGGTTCATCAAAATTTTTGTGGAAGTATTCTTCGATACTTTCTTCAGGGAAGCCCAGGATTTCAGCCCATTGGTCTATattctcttggtctggaatctgGTCCGCAATAGCAGAGCGAATCGTTATTATTAAGTAGCAACCTCTTAATTCCTTTCtttgaaataattgtaaaatgtgaAGGGAAGGCGATTTTGAGCGCTGTGTAGTTTTAATCTGACAACTATCGGAAGTAAAAGTTAGTGCATCGAAGCCATCAATTAGAATCAATACATTTTCTGGCACTTTCTCAATTTCTTCATTCATCAAATCTTCACAATCTTGAAACAGTAATTTATCAAGGCTAATGCCTTCTTCTATGTTCATGAGATTTTTGCAGTCCAAGTAgaaggcataattaaacatgcagtATGCCGTATTAGAAGCCCATTCTAGCATGACTTTGCGTACTGTATAGCTCTTCCCCATTCCTGCTGAACCCTTTAGCActagattttt
It encodes:
- the LOC120543268 gene encoding NACHT, LRR and PYD domains-containing protein 3-like, with amino-acid sequence MEPSITDIILKHLEELGEQDFKRFREKLREHKVHGSNIPWSALEKADYYDTVNKIVECFKDDAVDESVKILDHIGNRNVAQKLRAEHKAYGSMIQGRRDDALRRYKDKIKQKFEKVKDHNSDWTEYKLLDEEYTQLRIQTKGCTRSIRPKLVRQKTVDNDSNLKDLVAPERNKNLVLKGSAGMGKSYTVRKVMLEWASNTAYCMFNYAFYLDCKNLMNIEEGISLDKLLFQDCEDLMNEEIEKVPENVLILIDGFDALTFTSDSCQIKTTQRSKSPSLHILQLFQRKELRGCYLIITIRSAIADQIPDQENIDQWAEILGFPEESIEEYFHKNFDEPEQATAVVEQVKANKKLLAMCETPLTCWVVCALSKSCEVTSDSLTHIFVNYIYSLLKYHNSTLDKAEAKTILMILCEMSKEGVENNKWDFDNEQLLNKFQNLTFPTNFLNKESYQYGVSKKVKYSFVHRSVQEVLAAVFIANNKVLCRDFLNKSLSSPHQRDTIIYLFGLCKGDTLEPFQNFNLQCFTELKSQLCSWIKEAVKYFKKRPRDSHLLQDIMFCLYELNDNELTKSTMGLLEMVEMYDIPLNKRDFLVLNYCLQNAKSLKKLILANCNMRRNDVETLLPHLRNVQQFTIEICELSKESVKLLSHEITRNCQPMKLVLSQTPVSDGLILKCSSSEEDMKSIFIQNVPESIVFLRWFLHDCKCSPNQLYFHKLHDTVVVEMCTILKEVQCQLEVLSLKHNVITEQCVTALLDLAGTMVTLVDLDLEDCEMGDNLASQLCDGLKTTKIHTLGLIENALSDMCIPAICSLIEKGTLSTLHLYSNKFSDEGVQKLFQSKKSPSSRLKDLGLDNCDRSSQSFNLKSALSRVTLASRFLRALRSPKH